In Ignavibacteriales bacterium, a single genomic region encodes these proteins:
- a CDS encoding TAT-variant-translocated molybdopterin oxidoreductase, translated as MSNESNYWKSLRELHDKDSVSDAKAHEFMAGVTDDFQLSELSAMSRKQFLALLTASASFAAAGCSNYRDRGEIVPYSKKPEEVTPGVPNYYASTCNGCAQSCGILVKTREGRPIKIDGNPDHPVNRGRTCATGQASILNLYDPNRLRGPVFGAASGKSGTITWKQADAEIAGHLENSAKAAREIAVVLHSVQSPTAAKVLAEFRAKYPTTRLYVYDSFNDANRRHAWELSYGTREIPSINWDKAKIVLSLESDFLGNEGMTLEQIRRFTDGRDVMKTTDFNRLYAVEGAMSLTGANADYRLRLRPDEQLSFVLALINEIAVVRRKGSVKGSVPPQAAGITLRQFASEHLLSAKVLEHLVDDLSEHAGRSFVIAGDILESDVHIAVNYLNELLGNNALYEGARSETLTPLSGQSDLESLVEGMKSGRVGMIVHFGTNPVFQLPTAFGYEEALKHVPVSVSLVEAEDETSRYCSYVLPVNHALESWGDFKVRSGVYSFQQPIVAPLYDTRQKEAVLLSWTQGKDSYKETLYHEYLMTQWEKTQFPGLGKKTDFKTFWYSALHDGVLLVEERGKEEYRFKWDALASVARSVSGAYAIGLTRNYYVGDGTFANNGWLQELPHPVSKVVWDNYAAISTMTAKALGVDANDTLEISLPYGKQTVPVFVQPGQADGYISIELGYGRTNAGPIGSGVGVDVGVLLPKSALVGARVIKGASVTKAAGKYDLASTQEHHSLDDSFVKDFHLKRGVIQEGTVLQYAKEPDFLHKEKKELFSIHSEVEYNGVKWAMAIDLNKCIGCNACVAGCNVENNIPVVGKEQVAKGREMQWIRLDRYYSGTSDAPVPSHQPMLCQHCDQAPCENVCPVVATTHSPDGLNQMVYNRCVGTKYCSNNCPYKVRRFNFFNWRDHVADGYYEQQPIGLLHNPEVTVRSRGVMEKCTFCVQRIMEVRQLAAEKGVPLKGSDVKTACQDACPATAIVFGDMSDPKSDVSVYRSHQLGYHVLEETNARPNVTYLAKLRNIHSENLT; from the coding sequence ATGTCTAACGAATCGAACTACTGGAAGAGTCTAAGGGAGTTGCACGACAAGGATTCTGTGAGCGACGCAAAAGCGCACGAGTTTATGGCCGGCGTCACGGACGACTTTCAGCTTTCAGAACTCTCTGCGATGTCGCGGAAGCAGTTCCTCGCGCTTCTGACGGCATCTGCTTCCTTCGCGGCTGCGGGCTGCAGCAACTACCGGGATCGCGGAGAAATTGTCCCCTACAGCAAAAAGCCCGAAGAGGTGACACCCGGCGTCCCGAATTACTACGCTTCAACCTGCAACGGATGTGCGCAATCGTGCGGTATCCTCGTGAAGACGCGTGAAGGCCGGCCGATAAAGATCGATGGCAACCCGGACCATCCGGTCAATCGCGGAAGGACTTGCGCAACGGGGCAGGCGAGTATCCTGAATTTATACGATCCGAACCGGCTGCGCGGTCCGGTGTTTGGTGCCGCATCGGGGAAATCCGGTACCATCACCTGGAAACAGGCTGACGCTGAGATCGCAGGCCACCTTGAGAATAGCGCGAAGGCTGCCAGAGAAATCGCGGTGGTCCTCCACTCCGTCCAGTCGCCAACGGCCGCGAAGGTTCTAGCGGAGTTCCGGGCGAAGTATCCGACAACGCGTCTGTACGTATACGATTCCTTCAACGACGCGAACCGCCGCCATGCCTGGGAGCTCTCGTACGGCACGCGTGAGATTCCCTCGATCAATTGGGACAAGGCGAAGATCGTGCTGTCGCTTGAATCAGATTTCCTGGGAAACGAAGGAATGACGCTCGAGCAGATCCGGCGTTTCACCGACGGCCGTGATGTCATGAAGACGACGGACTTCAACCGGCTCTATGCTGTCGAGGGTGCGATGAGTCTGACCGGTGCGAATGCCGATTATCGGCTCCGGCTGCGGCCTGATGAGCAGCTCTCGTTCGTTCTCGCTCTGATCAACGAAATTGCTGTGGTGAGAAGAAAGGGATCTGTCAAAGGTTCGGTCCCTCCGCAGGCCGCTGGAATCACACTCCGGCAATTCGCCTCTGAGCACTTGCTCTCCGCAAAGGTCCTGGAACACCTGGTTGATGACCTTTCCGAACACGCCGGGCGATCGTTCGTCATCGCAGGGGACATTCTGGAATCCGACGTTCATATCGCTGTCAACTATCTGAATGAACTCCTGGGCAACAATGCCCTGTACGAGGGAGCAAGGTCCGAAACGTTGACACCGCTGTCCGGGCAATCGGACTTGGAGTCGCTCGTAGAAGGTATGAAGTCAGGTCGTGTCGGAATGATTGTCCATTTCGGCACAAATCCGGTGTTTCAGCTGCCAACAGCGTTCGGCTATGAAGAAGCGTTGAAGCACGTACCCGTCAGCGTCAGCCTCGTTGAAGCGGAGGACGAGACCTCGCGGTATTGCTCCTATGTACTCCCTGTGAACCACGCGCTCGAGTCGTGGGGGGATTTCAAGGTCAGGAGCGGCGTCTATTCGTTCCAGCAGCCGATTGTGGCGCCATTGTATGACACCAGGCAGAAGGAAGCAGTGCTTCTTTCGTGGACTCAGGGCAAGGACTCTTATAAAGAGACCCTGTATCATGAATATCTGATGACGCAATGGGAAAAAACGCAATTCCCCGGCCTTGGCAAGAAGACAGATTTCAAGACGTTCTGGTATTCCGCCCTCCACGATGGCGTGCTGCTGGTTGAAGAACGTGGGAAAGAGGAATACAGGTTCAAGTGGGATGCGCTCGCATCCGTTGCACGATCCGTTTCGGGTGCCTACGCAATCGGGCTGACCCGGAACTACTATGTAGGGGACGGCACGTTCGCGAACAACGGATGGCTGCAGGAGCTTCCGCATCCGGTCTCGAAAGTCGTTTGGGACAACTACGCGGCAATTTCCACCATGACCGCAAAAGCGCTTGGGGTGGATGCCAACGACACCTTGGAAATCTCGCTGCCATACGGGAAGCAGACTGTCCCCGTATTCGTTCAGCCCGGCCAGGCAGATGGGTACATTTCGATCGAGTTGGGCTATGGACGAACAAACGCCGGCCCGATTGGTTCCGGTGTCGGGGTTGACGTCGGCGTCCTCCTGCCAAAATCGGCTCTCGTTGGTGCCCGGGTCATTAAGGGAGCCAGCGTGACCAAGGCTGCCGGAAAGTACGACCTCGCGTCCACGCAGGAGCATCACTCTCTCGACGATTCATTTGTCAAGGATTTCCATCTGAAGCGTGGAGTGATTCAGGAGGGTACGGTTCTTCAGTATGCGAAGGAACCTGACTTCCTTCATAAGGAAAAGAAAGAGCTGTTCAGCATTCACTCTGAGGTCGAGTACAACGGCGTCAAGTGGGCCATGGCGATCGACCTCAACAAGTGCATCGGCTGCAACGCGTGTGTTGCGGGCTGTAATGTTGAGAACAATATCCCGGTTGTCGGCAAAGAGCAGGTCGCGAAGGGAAGGGAGATGCAGTGGATCAGGCTCGATCGGTACTACTCCGGTACATCAGACGCGCCGGTCCCGAGTCATCAGCCGATGCTGTGTCAGCATTGCGATCAGGCCCCATGTGAAAACGTTTGCCCGGTCGTAGCGACAACGCACAGTCCGGATGGACTGAACCAGATGGTCTACAATCGTTGTGTCGGAACCAAGTACTGCTCCAACAACTGTCCGTACAAAGTGCGACGGTTCAATTTCTTCAATTGGAGGGACCACGTTGCGGACGGATACTACGAGCAGCAGCCCATCGGACTTCTGCACAACCCCGAGGTTACTGTCCGCTCGCGCGGCGTCATGGAAAAGTGCACGTTCTGTGTGCAGCGAATCATGGAAGTG
- a CDS encoding cytochrome c3 family protein, whose translation MKKSLLDYTLRVRVPIVVFVAAVSFIATYFLSRAERDGVGYAPPQPIPFSHKLHAGTMQIDCKYCHTAVTSSPHASVPAVSICMNCHAVARKNRPEIIKLTKYYEEGVGLPWRRVHKVPDYAYFNHSAHVNRGIDCANCHGQVQNMDVVTQVSEFTMAACLKCHRNAPETLANVPGIKKGSDYCSTCHR comes from the coding sequence ATGAAAAAATCGCTGCTTGACTACACGTTGCGGGTTCGTGTTCCTATCGTCGTGTTCGTTGCGGCAGTGTCCTTCATCGCCACCTACTTTCTTTCCAGAGCTGAGCGGGACGGGGTTGGATACGCTCCTCCTCAGCCTATTCCTTTTTCGCACAAGCTCCACGCGGGGACTATGCAGATTGACTGCAAGTACTGCCACACTGCAGTCACATCGTCTCCTCATGCCTCAGTGCCAGCCGTTTCCATCTGCATGAACTGTCACGCCGTTGCCCGCAAAAACCGTCCCGAGATCATCAAGCTCACAAAATACTATGAGGAGGGGGTCGGGCTGCCGTGGAGGCGCGTGCACAAGGTTCCGGATTATGCGTACTTCAACCACAGCGCCCACGTGAACCGGGGCATCGATTGCGCGAACTGCCACGGGCAGGTACAAAATATGGATGTGGTAACCCAGGTATCGGAATTTACCATGGCGGCGTGTCTGAAATGTCACAGGAACGCGCCCGAAACACTGGCCAATGTTCCCGGCATCAAAAAGGGATCCGACTATTGCAGCACATGTCACCGTTAG
- a CDS encoding heavy metal translocating P-type ATPase metal-binding domain-containing protein: MITATGEKIKTVCFHCGTPAENSGIEEDGKPFCCAGCRAVYQILSKNRLCQYYSFEQTPGSTPPVQPAPRFEFLEDPSVSQQLVDFSDDSVTVLTLRIPQMHCSSCIWLLENLHRLDEGIVFSRVDFLRKTLLIRFAKQRTTIRKTVSLLSSLGYEPELNLGSIQKQPAQSLNRSLYLKLGVAAFCFGNIMLFSLPEYFAGSRADFSSRSLFGYLNLLLSLPVALYSSSLFYVSAWQGLRKRIINIDVPIALGIAVVFIRSMVEVLLSTGPGYFDSLTGLVFFLLIGRLFQNKTYDALNFERRYQSYFPLAAAVRKDGEERTVPITSLRPGDRIVLRNNEIIPADAVVMKGPARIDYGFVTGESNLVTKEAGELAFAGGKQVGATVELEVIKEVSESKLVQLWNDFGGSGKTKSRLLTLSSSVGKYFTFAILGIAIATGFAWWILNPAVILTAVTAILIVACPCALALAAPFAFGTTMRIFGNRGFYLKNSGIIESLSKVDTIVFDKTGTLTRTSHSSIRFEGSPLNEEEIRLVASLARSSTHPLSRTIAEHLAQRDFSEVSSFEEIEGEGIRGRVEGTRVQLGSADFVNGTGSSDDTGAAETRVHLSLRGQKRGWFSFENAYREGVRDVLSHLGNKRSLMILSGDGDRERERLRSFYDGFAEMRFNQKPADKLAFIRELQDAGRKVLMIGDGLNDAGALWQSDAAIAVTENVTSFSPACDAMLDASSFGSLNRFVDFADTSLRVVYTAFGLSVLYNIVGLWFAVQGSLSPLLAAILMPLSSISVVIFSTTTIRRLAKKKGIL, encoded by the coding sequence ATGATAACCGCTACCGGCGAAAAGATCAAGACGGTCTGTTTTCACTGCGGGACACCCGCCGAAAACTCCGGCATCGAGGAAGACGGGAAGCCGTTTTGCTGTGCCGGCTGCCGTGCTGTGTACCAGATCCTGTCAAAGAACCGGCTCTGTCAGTATTACAGTTTTGAACAGACCCCTGGAAGCACCCCTCCGGTTCAGCCGGCTCCGCGCTTTGAATTCCTCGAAGACCCGTCCGTCTCGCAACAGCTCGTCGATTTCTCTGACGATTCCGTGACCGTGCTGACCCTCCGGATTCCTCAGATGCATTGCAGTTCATGTATCTGGCTTCTCGAAAATCTTCACAGGCTTGATGAGGGGATCGTTTTCTCCCGTGTCGACTTTCTCAGGAAGACACTCCTGATACGCTTCGCGAAACAACGAACGACGATCCGGAAAACCGTTTCACTTCTCTCTTCTCTCGGCTACGAACCCGAGCTCAACCTCGGGAGCATCCAGAAACAACCGGCTCAGTCACTGAACCGCAGTCTGTACCTCAAACTCGGCGTAGCGGCATTTTGTTTTGGCAACATCATGCTCTTCAGCCTGCCAGAGTACTTCGCGGGATCGCGTGCAGACTTTTCGTCGCGCAGCCTGTTCGGCTATCTCAATCTTCTTCTCTCTCTTCCGGTCGCACTCTACAGCAGCTCGCTGTTTTACGTCTCGGCATGGCAAGGTCTTCGAAAAAGAATCATCAACATCGATGTCCCGATCGCGCTCGGGATAGCAGTGGTGTTCATCCGCAGCATGGTAGAGGTTCTTCTCTCCACCGGTCCCGGCTATTTCGATTCGCTCACCGGCCTCGTCTTCTTCCTGCTCATCGGTCGATTGTTCCAGAACAAGACGTACGACGCTTTGAACTTTGAACGCCGGTATCAATCCTATTTTCCTCTCGCCGCTGCAGTTCGGAAAGACGGCGAGGAGCGCACTGTTCCGATCACCTCGCTCCGTCCCGGCGACCGCATTGTTCTCCGCAACAATGAGATCATTCCGGCAGACGCCGTTGTGATGAAGGGACCGGCAAGAATTGACTACGGTTTCGTGACAGGAGAATCGAACCTCGTGACCAAGGAAGCAGGTGAACTCGCGTTCGCCGGCGGCAAACAAGTTGGCGCGACTGTGGAACTGGAAGTCATCAAGGAAGTCTCTGAGAGCAAACTTGTTCAGCTCTGGAATGATTTTGGCGGTTCCGGAAAAACGAAATCGAGACTGCTGACGCTTTCATCAAGCGTCGGCAAATACTTCACGTTCGCAATTCTCGGGATTGCCATCGCGACAGGGTTCGCCTGGTGGATACTCAATCCCGCCGTCATCCTCACCGCAGTGACCGCGATACTTATCGTCGCCTGTCCTTGTGCGCTTGCTCTGGCTGCTCCTTTTGCATTTGGAACAACCATGCGCATTTTCGGTAATCGGGGATTCTATTTGAAGAACTCAGGAATTATTGAATCATTGTCAAAAGTGGACACAATCGTTTTTGACAAGACAGGGACGCTCACCCGAACTTCTCACTCCTCAATTCGATTTGAGGGGAGTCCACTGAACGAAGAGGAGATCAGGCTGGTGGCCTCGCTGGCGCGCAGTTCCACTCATCCCTTGAGCAGGACGATCGCAGAGCATCTCGCTCAGCGTGACTTTTCGGAGGTCAGCAGCTTCGAGGAGATCGAAGGAGAAGGAATACGCGGGCGCGTCGAGGGTACTCGTGTTCAGCTGGGCTCGGCGGATTTCGTGAACGGGACTGGATCGAGCGACGACACTGGCGCGGCAGAGACAAGGGTTCATCTATCGCTGCGGGGTCAGAAACGCGGATGGTTCTCTTTCGAAAATGCATACCGGGAAGGTGTTAGGGACGTACTATCGCACCTCGGAAACAAACGATCTCTGATGATTCTTTCCGGTGACGGCGACAGGGAACGAGAGAGGCTGCGATCATTCTACGATGGGTTCGCCGAGATGCGGTTCAATCAGAAGCCCGCGGACAAGCTGGCATTCATTCGTGAGCTACAGGACGCCGGCCGAAAGGTCCTGATGATCGGAGATGGTCTCAACGACGCAGGAGCGTTGTGGCAAAGCGACGCGGCAATTGCGGTGACAGAAAACGTGACCTCCTTTTCGCCTGCGTGCGACGCCATGCTGGATGCATCCTCATTTGGCTCCTTGAACCGTTTTGTTGATTTCGCGGACACGAGTTTGCGTGTGGTCTATACAGCCTTCGGATTGTCCGTCCTCTACAACATCGTGGGCTTGTGGTTTGCGGTTCAGGGATCGCTCTCCCCTCTTCTTGCCGCGATCCTGATGCCTCTGAGCTCGATCTCGGTGGTGATTTTCTCAACAACGACGATCCGGCGGCTTGCAAAAAAGAAAGGCATTCTCTGA
- the ccoS gene encoding cbb3-type cytochrome oxidase assembly protein CcoS produces the protein MSVIWILVGFSVAVALGFLVAFIWAVRTGQYDDKYTPSVRILFEEEQKTSTFNQQNTSTEEGSTSNGDGNHQVR, from the coding sequence ATGTCTGTCATTTGGATTCTTGTCGGCTTCAGCGTGGCGGTGGCTCTTGGATTTCTCGTTGCGTTCATCTGGGCTGTACGAACCGGACAATACGACGACAAGTACACGCCCTCGGTGAGAATTCTCTTTGAGGAAGAACAGAAAACTAGTACTTTCAACCAGCAAAACACGTCCACAGAGGAAGGATCTACATCGAATGGAGATGGTAACCATCAAGTACGATAA
- the ccoN gene encoding cytochrome-c oxidase, cbb3-type subunit I: MEMVTIKYDNRIVRNFAVATMLWGAVGMLVGLIIALQMFEPAVNFKLQYLTFGRIRPLHTNAVIFAFVGNGIFMGLYYSLQRLCKARMFNDLLSSIHFWGWQAIILSAALTLPLGFTTGKEYAELEWPIDILITLIWVVFAVNVFGTIIKRREKHMYVAIWFYVAGIVTIAVLHIVNSFELPVSYLKSYPVYAGVQDALVQWWYGHNAVAFFLTTPYLGLMYYFLPKAAERPVYSYRLSIVHFWSLIFLYIWAGPHHLLYTALPDWAQSLGTVFSIMLLAPSWGGAINGLLTVRGAWDKVREDAVLKFMVIAITAYGMSTFEGPMLSLKNVNAISHYTDWTIAHVHIGALGWNGFLTFGILYWLIPRMWNTKLYSRMLANLHFWMGTLGIVVYASALYWAGITQSLMWKQFTTSGVLQYPNFLETVTQILPFYIIRALGGALYLAGACLMIYNLVRTTRQGKLVGDEEVQVPAHWEERPVRETKHKWLERRPIQFALLATVVVLIGGIVELVPTFLIKSNIPTIASVKPYTPLELQGRDIYVREGCYTCHSQMVRPFRSETERYGDYSKAGEFVYDHPFQWGSKRTGPDLHRVGKKYPNLWHFMHMDDPRSVSPGSIMPAYPWLYVQNTDESIVDAKIRAMQRLGVPYPKDYDKQAVADMQAQAAGIAADLQKQNAPADPDKEIMAVIAYLQRLGTDIAVQR; the protein is encoded by the coding sequence ATGGAGATGGTAACCATCAAGTACGATAACAGGATCGTGCGGAACTTCGCCGTGGCGACGATGCTGTGGGGGGCGGTGGGAATGCTCGTCGGACTGATCATCGCTCTGCAGATGTTCGAGCCCGCCGTCAATTTCAAGCTTCAGTACCTCACGTTCGGGCGGATTCGCCCGTTGCACACAAACGCCGTCATTTTCGCATTTGTCGGCAACGGGATCTTCATGGGCTTGTACTATTCTCTCCAACGCCTCTGCAAAGCCCGGATGTTCAACGACCTTCTCAGCTCCATACACTTCTGGGGCTGGCAGGCCATTATCCTCTCGGCGGCACTCACTCTTCCCCTAGGCTTCACGACTGGAAAAGAGTACGCCGAACTCGAATGGCCGATCGACATACTCATCACGCTCATTTGGGTCGTCTTCGCCGTGAACGTCTTCGGGACAATCATCAAGCGGCGAGAGAAACACATGTACGTCGCCATCTGGTTCTATGTCGCAGGCATTGTGACCATTGCCGTCCTGCATATCGTGAACTCCTTCGAACTTCCTGTCTCCTATCTGAAAAGCTATCCGGTCTATGCAGGTGTGCAGGATGCGCTTGTCCAGTGGTGGTACGGACATAATGCTGTCGCATTTTTCCTCACAACGCCGTACCTCGGGTTGATGTATTACTTCCTTCCGAAAGCTGCAGAACGTCCGGTCTATTCGTACCGACTTTCCATTGTCCACTTCTGGTCCCTGATCTTCCTGTATATCTGGGCCGGCCCGCATCATCTTCTCTACACTGCGCTCCCGGATTGGGCACAATCACTTGGAACAGTTTTTTCAATCATGCTGCTTGCCCCGTCGTGGGGCGGAGCGATCAACGGGCTTCTGACGGTTCGCGGCGCCTGGGACAAGGTCCGTGAAGATGCTGTGTTAAAATTCATGGTCATTGCCATAACCGCCTATGGTATGTCGACGTTCGAAGGTCCGATGCTCTCATTGAAGAACGTCAATGCGATCTCCCATTATACGGATTGGACAATCGCACACGTCCATATCGGTGCTCTTGGATGGAACGGGTTCCTGACATTCGGGATACTCTACTGGCTCATCCCAAGGATGTGGAACACCAAACTCTATTCCCGAATGCTCGCGAATCTTCATTTCTGGATGGGGACGCTCGGCATCGTCGTCTATGCGAGCGCCTTGTACTGGGCGGGCATTACGCAATCCCTTATGTGGAAGCAATTCACGACTTCGGGCGTGCTTCAATATCCCAATTTCCTCGAGACGGTCACGCAGATACTCCCCTTCTACATTATCCGGGCTCTGGGAGGAGCTCTCTATCTCGCGGGTGCGTGCCTCATGATCTACAATCTGGTGCGGACCACACGGCAGGGAAAGCTGGTCGGCGATGAAGAGGTGCAGGTCCCCGCGCATTGGGAAGAACGTCCGGTCCGGGAAACCAAGCACAAATGGCTGGAACGCCGGCCTATTCAGTTCGCGCTGCTCGCTACAGTTGTAGTCCTGATCGGCGGCATCGTTGAGCTCGTGCCAACGTTCCTCATCAAGTCGAATATCCCGACGATTGCCTCGGTCAAGCCATACACGCCGCTCGAGCTCCAAGGCCGTGACATTTACGTGCGGGAGGGATGCTATACATGCCATTCCCAGATGGTCAGGCCCTTCCGATCTGAGACGGAGCGATACGGTGACTACTCCAAAGCCGGTGAATTCGTGTATGACCACCCGTTCCAATGGGGGTCGAAACGGACGGGCCCGGACCTTCACCGCGTAGGAAAGAAGTATCCGAACCTCTGGCATTTCATGCACATGGACGACCCGCGGTCGGTTTCTCCGGGCTCTATCATGCCTGCCTATCCATGGTTGTATGTTCAGAATACCGATGAGTCCATCGTCGATGCAAAAATCCGTGCGATGCAGAGACTCGGTGTACCGTATCCGAAAGACTACGACAAGCAGGCCGTCGCAGATATGCAAGCCCAGGCCGCCGGGATCGCGGCGGACCTGCAGAAGCAAAACGCGCCCGCGGATCCCGACAAGGAAATCATGGCCGTGATTGCCTACCTGCAGCGGCTCGGAACTGATATCGCGGTTCAGCGCTAG
- a CDS encoding cbb3-type cytochrome c oxidase subunit 3, translating to MFSHYLETIEGIATYPLASLLIFVPFFIGVLIYVMRMKKEDVDKMSQLPLN from the coding sequence ATGTTCTCACATTATCTCGAAACGATTGAGGGCATTGCTACCTACCCTCTGGCCTCGCTCCTGATCTTTGTTCCGTTTTTCATCGGGGTGTTGATTTACGTTATGAGGATGAAAAAGGAAGACGTCGACAAAATGAGCCAACTGCCACTGAACTGA
- a CDS encoding c-type cytochrome, whose protein sequence is MNAGVTVNLSSHSMKFLSRFFVVSVLVLLTLGDLRAQTQAAEEGTSSALIFTGLMTLLFVALVLFIIFVLDGDVEPLTRGLKTIYNSIAPKSAGAAVPLDESHDGITEMDNLIPPWFNYLFGGTIVFAVIYLLNYHIWQSSPLPLAEYAEEVAAADLSRRVRMASEGTINEDALNPLADEASIKSGQDRFLRNCVTCHGTRAEGIVGPNLTDQYWIHGGGIRDVYTTIKNGVPEKGMISWKLIFTPKEIQQIASYVLSLKDSNPPNAKKAEGNLYIEPKPQPKDSANVARRL, encoded by the coding sequence ATGAACGCAGGTGTAACCGTGAACCTTAGCTCTCATTCCATGAAATTCCTTTCCCGTTTCTTCGTCGTCAGCGTGTTGGTGCTCCTGACCCTGGGGGATCTGCGCGCACAGACTCAGGCCGCCGAGGAGGGAACTAGTTCAGCGCTCATCTTCACCGGCCTGATGACTTTGCTCTTCGTAGCGCTTGTCCTGTTCATCATCTTCGTTCTCGACGGTGACGTGGAGCCGCTAACACGGGGGCTGAAGACAATCTACAATTCGATCGCACCGAAATCGGCCGGTGCAGCAGTTCCGCTCGACGAAAGCCACGACGGAATCACCGAGATGGATAATCTCATTCCTCCATGGTTTAACTACCTCTTTGGAGGTACTATTGTCTTTGCCGTGATCTATCTCCTTAACTACCACATATGGCAGTCCAGTCCGCTGCCGCTTGCTGAGTATGCCGAAGAGGTTGCTGCGGCCGACCTTTCGCGCCGGGTGCGCATGGCGTCAGAAGGAACGATCAATGAAGACGCTCTGAACCCTCTCGCAGATGAGGCCTCGATCAAATCGGGTCAGGATAGATTTCTCAGGAATTGCGTCACGTGCCACGGTACCCGCGCCGAAGGGATCGTCGGACCGAACCTCACCGACCAGTACTGGATTCACGGCGGCGGCATCCGTGACGTGTACACAACCATCAAAAACGGCGTTCCTGAAAAGGGTATGATCAGCTGGAAGCTTATCTTCACCCCCAAAGAAATCCAGCAAATCGCCAGTTACGTGCTATCGCTGAAGGACAGCAATCCACCGAACGCCAAGAAGGCGGAAGGAAATCTCTACATAGAGCCGAAACCCCAACCAAAGGATAGCGCAAACGTTGCACGACGGCTGTAG
- the ccoG gene encoding cytochrome c oxidase accessory protein CcoG has protein sequence MSSGTSENSFRDHLGIVSDEGKRKWLYPKAPKGRFHTARLFVSWVLLAVLFGVPFLRMNGHPFMLFDITERKFIIAGLIFGPHDFFLLALAMISTFVFIFLFTVVFGRLFCGWVCPQTVFMEMVFRKLDYLIEGGPREQRMLNESAWTGTRIRKKGMKHALYFALSFLIANTLLAWVIGTEKLFAIITDPPSQHAAGLTAIVVFSGIFHWLFGWFREQACILVCPYGRLQGVMLDRNSIVIAYDNVRGEPRGKLRRGTERKNGDCIDCGQCVDVCPTGIDIRNGTQLECVNCTACIDACDFIMDSIEKPRGLVRYDSIEGIEKKVRSVVTPRSVGYSLVLVVLVALLTYFITTRSDIDVTILRTPGMFFQEQPDDFVSNLYDVKAVNKTFAPLPLSFKLRSTDGAIRVLGDSLVLKSQETNAAKLFVLLKRDHIKVMNTPLEVEVYSGSRLVAVVQSSFLGPVQKKER, from the coding sequence ATGTCGAGCGGTACCAGCGAGAATTCATTTCGCGATCATCTCGGAATTGTTTCCGACGAGGGAAAGCGGAAATGGCTTTACCCCAAGGCACCCAAGGGGAGATTTCACACGGCCCGCCTCTTTGTCAGCTGGGTGCTTCTGGCAGTTCTCTTCGGAGTCCCCTTCCTCCGCATGAACGGACATCCGTTCATGCTGTTTGACATCACCGAGCGGAAATTCATCATCGCCGGACTGATTTTCGGCCCGCACGATTTCTTCCTCCTCGCTCTCGCGATGATCTCCACCTTCGTGTTCATCTTCCTCTTCACGGTCGTCTTCGGGCGGCTCTTCTGCGGCTGGGTATGCCCGCAAACCGTCTTCATGGAGATGGTGTTCAGAAAGCTCGACTACCTGATCGAAGGAGGGCCTCGTGAACAGCGGATGCTGAACGAGTCTGCCTGGACGGGGACTAGAATCCGCAAGAAGGGGATGAAACATGCCCTCTATTTCGCACTTTCCTTCCTCATCGCGAACACCCTCCTTGCCTGGGTGATCGGCACAGAAAAGCTCTTCGCAATCATCACAGATCCACCGTCACAGCACGCGGCCGGCCTGACCGCCATCGTGGTGTTTTCGGGGATCTTTCACTGGCTTTTTGGATGGTTCAGAGAACAGGCCTGCATCCTCGTCTGCCCGTACGGACGACTTCAGGGGGTGATGCTCGACAGGAACTCCATCGTGATCGCCTACGACAACGTTCGAGGCGAACCGCGCGGGAAGCTGCGAAGAGGGACGGAACGGAAGAACGGCGACTGCATCGATTGCGGTCAATGCGTCGATGTCTGCCCCACGGGCATCGATATACGAAACGGCACGCAGCTCGAGTGTGTCAATTGCACTGCCTGCATCGACGCCTGTGACTTCATCATGGATTCCATCGAGAAGCCCCGCGGCCTTGTCCGCTACGATTCGATCGAAGGGATCGAGAAGAAAGTCCGTTCGGTTGTTACACCGCGCAGCGTCGGATACTCGCTGGTGCTGGTAGTTCTCGTCGCGCTCCTGACATATTTCATCACCACACGCTCGGATATCGACGTGACGATCCTCCGGACCCCCGGTATGTTTTTCCAGGAACAACCTGATGACTTCGTCAGCAATCTCTATGACGTGAAGGCGGTGAACAAGACCTTCGCTCCTCTCCCCCTCTCGTTCAAGCTCAGGAGCACAGACGGAGCTATAAGGGTCCTGGGAGATTCGCTCGTTCTCAAGAGCCAGGAAACCAATGCAGCGAAACTCTTTGTTCTTCTCAAGCGCGATCACATCAAGGTGATGAACACGCCGCTTGAAGTCGAGGTGTACTCCGGTAGTCGGCTTGTGGCAGTTGTGCAAAGCTCTTTTCTTGGACCGGTTCAGAAGAAGGAGAGATAG